The following proteins come from a genomic window of Burkholderia stabilis:
- a CDS encoding MFS transporter yields the protein MNTTTLTSQEAARPSAAKIRRIIFAASIGNALEWFDLIVYGFFAVTIAKLFFPATSEATSLMLTLGTFGLSYLIRPIGGFVLGAYADRAGRKASLLLSIAMMMAGTLLIALMPTYASIGILAPLGIMLSRLMQGFSAGGEFASSTAFLVEHAPQRRGFMSSWQFASQGLATLLASGFGALLTSTLTPVQLESWGWRVPFLFGLAIGPVGLYIRRYVDEGVEFKTQARSEAPVRELFAEQKVRVLLSIGALVISTAINYMILYMPTYAIKQLGLPASTGFAATLATGFVLTLVTPIVGHLSDSTGRIRMMAIAALLMLVTVWPTFAWLTRHASFATMLAALVWIGALKAMYCGALPALMAELFPSQTRATGLAVSYNTGVTLFGGFAPFVITWLISTTGNRLSPALYLMGCALLSLVALFVARTRLKMR from the coding sequence ATGAATACGACCACCCTGACCTCGCAGGAAGCCGCCCGCCCCAGCGCCGCGAAAATCCGGCGCATCATCTTCGCGGCGTCGATCGGCAATGCGCTCGAATGGTTCGACCTGATCGTCTACGGCTTCTTCGCGGTGACGATCGCCAAGCTGTTCTTTCCCGCGACGAGCGAAGCGACGTCGCTGATGCTCACGCTCGGCACGTTCGGGCTGTCCTACCTGATCCGGCCGATCGGCGGCTTCGTGCTCGGCGCATACGCGGACCGCGCGGGCCGCAAGGCGTCGCTGCTGCTGTCGATCGCGATGATGATGGCCGGCACGCTGCTGATCGCGCTGATGCCGACCTACGCATCGATCGGCATTCTCGCGCCGCTCGGGATCATGCTGTCGCGGTTGATGCAGGGCTTTTCCGCGGGCGGCGAATTCGCGAGCTCGACCGCGTTCCTCGTCGAGCATGCGCCGCAGCGGCGCGGCTTCATGTCGAGCTGGCAATTCGCGAGCCAGGGCCTGGCCACGCTGCTCGCTTCGGGCTTCGGTGCGCTGCTGACGTCCACGCTGACGCCCGTGCAACTCGAAAGCTGGGGCTGGCGCGTGCCGTTCCTGTTCGGCCTCGCGATCGGCCCGGTCGGGCTGTACATTCGGCGCTACGTCGACGAAGGCGTCGAGTTCAAGACGCAGGCGCGCTCCGAAGCGCCCGTGCGCGAGCTGTTCGCGGAACAAAAGGTGCGGGTGCTGCTGTCGATCGGCGCGCTCGTGATCTCGACCGCGATCAACTACATGATCCTGTACATGCCGACTTACGCGATCAAGCAGCTCGGGCTGCCGGCATCGACGGGGTTCGCGGCGACGCTCGCGACCGGCTTCGTGCTGACGCTCGTCACGCCGATCGTCGGCCATCTGTCCGACAGCACCGGGCGGATCCGCATGATGGCGATTGCGGCGCTGCTGATGCTCGTCACCGTGTGGCCGACGTTCGCGTGGCTGACGCGTCACGCATCATTCGCGACGATGCTCGCGGCACTGGTCTGGATCGGCGCGCTGAAGGCGATGTACTGCGGTGCGCTGCCGGCGCTGATGGCCGAGCTGTTCCCGTCGCAGACGCGCGCAACGGGTCTCGCGGTCAGCTACAACACGGGCGTCACGCTGTTCGGCGGCTTCGCGCCGTTCGTCATCACCTGGCTGATCAGCACGACCGGCAACCGGTTGTCGCCCGCGCTCTACCTGATGGGCTGTGCGCTGCTGAGCCTCGTCGCGCTGTTCGTCGCGCGCACGCGGCTCAAGATGCGGTAG
- a CDS encoding NADP(H)-dependent aldo-keto reductase: MEYRTLGDSGIEVSLIGLGTMTWGEQNSERDAHEQIDYAIGQGVTLIDAAEMYPVPPKPDTQGRTEQYIGTWLAQHRAQRDKIVLATKIAGPARQPHNPRHIRGEGNQFDRKNLTEALDGSLKRLQTDYVDLYQLHWPDRSTTTFGRPAYPWVDDAYTVPIEETLGVLAEFVKAGKVRAIGVSNETPWGVAQFLHAAEKLGLPRIASIQNPYSLLNRTFENGLSEFTHRDGVGLLAYSPLAFGWLSGKYENGARPAGARITLFERFQRYSKPQAVEATSRYVALAKRHRLSPAQLALAFVNSRPFVRSNLVGATSLEQLKENIGSIDVTLSDEILAEIDALHELQPNPAP, translated from the coding sequence ATGGAATACCGCACACTCGGCGATTCGGGCATCGAGGTCAGCCTGATCGGTCTCGGTACGATGACGTGGGGCGAGCAGAATTCGGAGCGTGACGCGCACGAGCAGATCGACTACGCGATCGGGCAGGGCGTGACGCTGATCGATGCCGCCGAAATGTATCCGGTGCCGCCGAAGCCCGACACGCAGGGGCGCACCGAGCAATACATCGGCACCTGGCTCGCGCAGCATCGCGCGCAGCGCGACAAGATCGTGCTCGCGACGAAGATCGCCGGCCCGGCGCGGCAGCCGCACAATCCGCGCCATATTCGCGGCGAAGGCAACCAGTTCGACCGCAAGAACCTGACCGAGGCGCTCGACGGCAGCCTCAAGCGCCTGCAGACCGATTACGTCGATCTCTACCAGCTGCACTGGCCCGATCGCAGCACGACGACGTTCGGCCGCCCGGCCTATCCGTGGGTCGACGACGCGTATACGGTGCCGATCGAGGAAACCCTCGGCGTGCTCGCGGAATTCGTGAAAGCCGGCAAGGTGCGCGCGATCGGCGTATCGAACGAAACGCCGTGGGGCGTCGCGCAGTTCCTGCATGCGGCCGAGAAGCTCGGGCTGCCGCGCATCGCGAGCATCCAGAATCCGTACAGCCTGCTGAACCGCACGTTCGAGAACGGGCTGTCGGAATTCACGCATCGCGACGGCGTCGGCCTGCTTGCGTATTCGCCGCTCGCGTTCGGCTGGCTGTCGGGCAAGTACGAGAACGGCGCGCGTCCGGCCGGCGCGCGCATCACGTTGTTCGAGCGCTTCCAGCGCTACAGCAAGCCGCAGGCCGTCGAGGCGACGTCGCGCTACGTTGCGCTTGCGAAGCGTCACAGGCTGTCGCCCGCGCAACTCGCGCTCGCGTTCGTCAACAGCCGGCCGTTCGTGCGCAGCAATCTGGTCGGCGCGACCTCGCTCGAGCAGTTGAAGGAGAACATCGGCAGCATCGACGTGACGCTGTCCGACGAGATCCTCGCCGAGATCGACGCGCTGCACGAACTGCAGCCGAACCCGGCGCCGTAA